Proteins from a genomic interval of Oceanidesulfovibrio indonesiensis:
- a CDS encoding transglycosylase SLT domain-containing protein codes for MGNHNHLHTLVAGIAARYRLPASLVRAIISVESGWDTTACRFEPHYRYLWDVRRGAPFRRLTATESASEQAPDDFFAPRGVGRHTEWQHQQTSWGLMQIMGAVAREHGCGVPFLTALCEPSTGLEYGCRHLAHYAFTCRFLERFGWPGVCRAFNGGPYAAVQNTNPEYPQKVAAALGGAWPKEEHPWF; via the coding sequence ATGGGCAATCACAATCATCTACACACGCTCGTTGCCGGCATCGCAGCCAGATACAGGCTTCCTGCATCTCTCGTTCGCGCGATCATCAGCGTGGAGTCAGGCTGGGACACCACGGCCTGCCGTTTCGAGCCGCATTACCGTTACCTCTGGGACGTGCGCCGGGGAGCGCCATTCCGGCGGCTGACCGCGACCGAATCCGCCAGCGAGCAGGCCCCGGACGACTTCTTTGCCCCACGCGGCGTGGGACGGCACACCGAGTGGCAGCACCAGCAGACCAGCTGGGGACTCATGCAGATCATGGGGGCCGTGGCGCGCGAGCACGGCTGCGGTGTCCCCTTCCTCACGGCGCTCTGCGAGCCGTCGACCGGCCTCGAATACGGGTGCAGACACCTGGCCCACTACGCCTTCACTTGTCGCTTTCTCGAACGCTTCGGATGGCCGGGGGTCTGCCGTGCATTCAACGGCGGCCCATACGCGGCCGTGCAAAATACCAACCCCGAATACCCGCAGAAGGTCGCGGCCGCCCTGGGCGGCGCGTGGCCGAAGGAGGAGCATCCATGGTTCTGA
- a CDS encoding iron ABC transporter substrate-binding protein produces MTPHTRLHAIAVSCFIVACIALLGVPPSMASTRTITDAAGKQVAIPERVERVICSGSGCLRLLTYLGAQDMAVAVDDIEIRRRQFDARPYALANPQFKTMPIFGEFRGHDNPELILSLEPQPQVILKTYTTSMGYDPDELQAKTGIPVVVLNYGDLGPLRPQFFDALRTMAEVVGRQDRAEAVIEFFETRIAELAHRTADIPEDERPSVFIGGVAFKGPHGFQSTEPVYPPFMFVNANHLAYDAGKAGSELHHSNVAKEQIVTWDPDMLFLDLATLQMGDKAGGLHELQTDPAYRTLTAVNQGAVYGLLPYNWYTKNYGSILANAYFIGKTLYPERFADIDPAAEADAIYAFLVGKPLFREMDAMFGGLAFKPVPVNQ; encoded by the coding sequence ATGACACCACATACCCGACTACATGCCATTGCCGTGTCGTGCTTTATCGTCGCGTGTATTGCGCTGCTCGGCGTGCCCCCGAGCATGGCCTCCACACGCACCATCACGGACGCCGCCGGCAAGCAGGTGGCCATTCCGGAACGCGTGGAGCGCGTCATCTGCTCCGGCTCCGGGTGCCTACGACTGCTCACCTATCTGGGCGCGCAGGATATGGCCGTGGCCGTGGACGACATTGAAATCCGCCGCCGCCAGTTCGACGCCCGGCCCTACGCCCTGGCCAACCCGCAGTTCAAGACCATGCCCATCTTCGGCGAGTTCCGCGGCCACGACAATCCGGAACTTATCCTTTCCCTGGAGCCGCAGCCCCAGGTCATCCTCAAAACCTACACCACGAGCATGGGCTACGACCCGGACGAGCTCCAGGCCAAAACCGGCATTCCCGTGGTCGTGCTCAACTACGGCGATCTCGGGCCATTGCGGCCGCAATTCTTCGACGCGCTGCGCACCATGGCCGAGGTCGTGGGCAGGCAGGACCGCGCCGAGGCGGTCATCGAGTTTTTCGAAACCCGAATTGCCGAGCTTGCGCATCGCACCGCAGATATTCCGGAGGATGAACGGCCCTCAGTCTTTATCGGCGGCGTGGCTTTCAAGGGGCCGCACGGGTTCCAATCCACAGAGCCCGTGTACCCACCCTTTATGTTCGTGAACGCCAACCACCTGGCATACGACGCGGGCAAGGCCGGCTCGGAGCTGCACCATTCCAATGTGGCCAAGGAGCAGATTGTGACCTGGGACCCGGACATGCTCTTCCTGGACCTCGCCACCCTGCAGATGGGCGACAAGGCCGGCGGCCTCCACGAGTTGCAGACCGACCCGGCCTACCGCACTCTCACGGCGGTCAACCAGGGCGCGGTCTACGGCCTGCTGCCGTACAACTGGTACACGAAGAACTACGGGTCCATCCTGGCAAACGCCTACTTCATCGGCAAGACCCTGTACCCGGAGCGTTTCGCGGACATCGATCCGGCCGCCGAAGCCGACGCGATCTATGCGTTCCTGGTCGGCAAGCCATTGTTCCGGGAGATGGACGCCATGTTCGGAGGTCTTGCCTTCAAGCCCGTCCCGGTCAATCAGTAG
- a CDS encoding DMT family protein produces the protein MNAAIIKTVVLLIASNVFMTLAWYGHLKHAHTRAWYVAAIASWTIAFFEYMMQVPANRIGYTVFSLPQLKIMQEVITLSVFVPFSIWYMGQPLKMDHLYAGLCLLGAVYFTFRG, from the coding sequence GTGAACGCCGCCATCATCAAGACCGTTGTTCTGCTTATCGCCTCGAACGTTTTCATGACCCTGGCCTGGTACGGCCATCTCAAACATGCCCACACGCGGGCATGGTATGTCGCGGCCATTGCAAGCTGGACCATAGCGTTCTTCGAGTACATGATGCAGGTGCCGGCCAACCGCATAGGCTATACGGTGTTCTCGCTCCCGCAGCTCAAAATCATGCAGGAGGTCATCACTCTGTCGGTCTTCGTGCCGTTCTCCATCTGGTATATGGGGCAGCCGCTGAAGATGGACCACCTTTACGCAGGGCTCTGCCTGCTGGGGGCGGTGTACTTTACGTTCCGGGGGTAG
- a CDS encoding FmdE family protein, giving the protein MPCTIDRSTIDAIIAFHGHSCPGLAIGIRAAELALQELGPPESTDMVAVVETDMCGVDAIQFLTSCTYGKGNLIHKDYGKMAFSFYDRTTGKGLRALMRPDARGDMDNELGALMRKIAEGTATEADKARNAELRDALQQRFLDLPLNEMFDVTPPREPAPSPARILESLVCESCGEKTMESRTRRFGGKALCIPCFREVEQKI; this is encoded by the coding sequence ATGCCTTGCACCATCGACCGAAGCACCATCGACGCCATCATCGCCTTTCACGGCCACAGCTGCCCAGGACTGGCCATTGGCATCCGCGCCGCAGAACTCGCCTTGCAGGAGCTGGGCCCGCCCGAATCCACGGATATGGTCGCCGTGGTGGAGACCGACATGTGCGGCGTCGACGCCATCCAGTTCCTCACAAGCTGCACCTACGGCAAAGGGAACCTCATCCACAAGGATTACGGCAAGATGGCCTTCAGTTTCTACGACCGCACCACCGGCAAGGGGCTGCGCGCGCTGATGCGGCCCGATGCCCGCGGCGACATGGACAACGAACTCGGCGCGCTGATGCGCAAGATTGCCGAAGGCACGGCCACGGAAGCGGACAAGGCCCGCAACGCCGAGCTGCGCGATGCGCTCCAACAGCGTTTCCTCGACCTTCCCTTAAACGAAATGTTCGACGTGACGCCGCCGCGGGAGCCGGCGCCTTCCCCGGCCAGGATACTGGAAAGCCTGGTCTGCGAATCCTGCGGCGAGAAGACCATGGAGTCTCGCACGCGGCGCTTCGGCGGAAAGGCATTGTGCATTCCGTGCTTCCGCGAGGTGGAACAGAAGATCTGA
- a CDS encoding RDD family protein, translating to MSKTERMAAAEEFEFEDDTGTGEALPTAIGWPRILARGVDMFFMYILFTVGVFAVFGFVLGLLGRLDLLQEYLGQHWLVQAVAPLLIWGLAESLFMPMTGATPGKLLLGLRVVKDDADSCPGFGRSFLRTYWMLLRGLLLGVPVLSYFAMFYWTSALMPPYKAPPWDRRSRTRVVMERQPGKFAMAVAVFLMFVGIAWTVHMFLARSFG from the coding sequence GTGAGCAAAACGGAGCGCATGGCGGCGGCTGAGGAGTTCGAATTCGAGGACGATACCGGGACAGGCGAAGCCTTGCCCACGGCCATTGGCTGGCCGCGCATTCTGGCGCGCGGAGTGGACATGTTCTTCATGTACATCCTGTTCACCGTCGGCGTGTTTGCAGTGTTCGGCTTCGTGCTGGGACTGCTCGGGCGGCTTGATCTGCTGCAGGAGTACCTCGGCCAGCACTGGCTCGTGCAGGCCGTCGCTCCGCTGCTCATCTGGGGACTTGCCGAGAGTCTCTTCATGCCCATGACCGGGGCCACGCCCGGCAAGCTGCTGCTGGGCCTGCGTGTGGTAAAGGATGATGCGGATTCCTGCCCCGGCTTCGGCCGTTCCTTCCTCCGCACCTATTGGATGCTGCTTCGCGGCCTGCTGCTGGGCGTTCCCGTACTCTCGTACTTTGCCATGTTCTATTGGACGAGCGCGCTCATGCCCCCGTACAAGGCGCCGCCTTGGGACAGGCGTAGCAGAACGCGGGTCGTCATGGAACGGCAGCCCGGGAAATTCGCCATGGCCGTGGCGGTTTTTCTGATGTTCGTCGGGATCGCCTGGACAGTCCACATGTTTCTTGCCCGCAGCTTCGGGTAG
- a CDS encoding ABC transporter ATP-binding protein: MTSNPLRTHLHAPLSDSMLLEIDGLSFTYNSHAVLHGVSVQAGAGELLAILGPNGVGKTTLLKCVNAIHKPRGGAVIVEEKNVLEMAPAEVAREIGYVAQRAEAARLTVFDAVLMGRKPHIRWRVSERDLQIVDAALRRLHMDALCLRYIDELSGGELQKVCIARALVQEPRILLLDEPTSSLDLRNQMEIMTMIRRVVDEHRVTAVMTMHDLNTALRFADTVLFLKDGAIFAATSPHEVTAGIVETVYGLPVSIHHVDGYPVVVPTS; encoded by the coding sequence ATGACAAGCAACCCTCTTCGCACACATCTTCATGCACCGCTTTCAGACTCCATGCTTCTGGAGATAGATGGCCTGTCCTTTACCTACAACAGCCATGCCGTGCTGCACGGCGTCTCGGTCCAGGCCGGGGCCGGCGAACTGCTCGCCATTCTGGGCCCCAACGGCGTGGGCAAGACCACGCTGCTCAAGTGCGTCAACGCCATTCATAAGCCACGCGGCGGCGCCGTAATCGTGGAAGAAAAGAACGTGCTGGAGATGGCGCCGGCCGAGGTCGCCCGGGAGATAGGCTACGTGGCCCAGCGCGCCGAGGCCGCACGGCTCACCGTGTTCGACGCCGTTCTCATGGGCCGCAAGCCCCACATCCGCTGGCGAGTTTCGGAACGCGACCTCCAGATAGTGGACGCCGCCTTGCGAAGACTGCACATGGACGCCCTCTGCCTGCGCTACATCGACGAACTCAGCGGCGGGGAACTGCAAAAAGTATGCATCGCGCGCGCCCTGGTGCAGGAGCCGCGCATCCTGCTGCTGGACGAGCCCACAAGTTCGCTGGACCTGCGCAACCAGATGGAGATCATGACCATGATCCGCCGCGTGGTGGATGAACACCGAGTCACCGCAGTGATGACCATGCACGATCTGAACACGGCGCTACGCTTTGCGGATACTGTGCTTTTCCTGAAGGACGGCGCCATCTTCGCAGCGACCTCTCCGCACGAGGTGACCGCCGGAATCGTGGAGACCGTCTACGGCCTGCCCGTTTCCATCCATCATGTGGACGGCTACCCCGTCGTCGTGCCGACATCCTGA
- a CDS encoding DUF3568 family protein, translating to MAVTNRLTVFCALLLMVLLFGCAGMQSGVNYDYSDGWLAYEYDAPMDRAYKSSIHGAFRQHVAFDELTWEPGAELTGTMDGQPVALMFEEAGPSATLVSVKVTESGNPDASRQIHESIQEYLVW from the coding sequence ATGGCCGTCACCAACCGTCTCACCGTGTTTTGCGCGCTGCTGCTCATGGTGCTGCTTTTCGGCTGCGCCGGAATGCAATCCGGCGTGAACTATGATTACAGCGACGGGTGGCTCGCTTACGAGTACGACGCCCCCATGGACCGGGCCTACAAATCGAGCATCCACGGCGCGTTCCGCCAGCACGTGGCGTTCGACGAGCTGACCTGGGAGCCTGGCGCAGAGCTTACCGGCACCATGGATGGCCAGCCGGTGGCCCTCATGTTCGAGGAAGCCGGCCCGAGTGCGACACTGGTGTCCGTCAAGGTTACTGAAAGCGGCAACCCCGACGCGTCCAGGCAGATCCACGAATCGATCCAGGAATACCTCGTCTGGTAA
- a CDS encoding FecCD family ABC transporter permease has protein sequence MHFADGQVPAAYRRHIGWKIAFIGCIGISLAVALLVAISLGAANVPVEAVAKSLLGLATAPRIDAIVWNIRLPQALASIVAGAGLAVSGAAMQSILRNPLGSPFTLGISHAAAFGAAFSVMLLSGGVMSSTTVNAVTITSPLVTTAAAFAFSLIAAGVIIAVSRLRGATPEIMVLTGVALGALFTAGTMFLQFFADDVQLAAIVFWSFGDTARASWQELGFITTVTVCASLYFLAHGWSYNAIDAGDETAKGLGVRVERVRLVGMLVASALTAVIISFLGIIGFVGLVVPHMVRRVIGSDHRFLLPATIIGGGLLLLVSDTAARLILAPHVLPVSVLTAFMGAPLFIWLIIRGRGGCR, from the coding sequence ATGCATTTTGCCGACGGACAAGTCCCGGCGGCCTACCGCCGACACATCGGCTGGAAGATCGCGTTCATAGGATGCATCGGAATCAGTCTGGCAGTGGCCCTGCTTGTGGCCATATCCCTAGGCGCAGCTAACGTGCCTGTCGAGGCTGTGGCCAAGAGCCTGTTGGGCCTGGCTACCGCTCCGCGCATCGACGCCATCGTCTGGAATATCCGTCTGCCTCAGGCTCTGGCCAGCATCGTGGCCGGAGCCGGCCTCGCCGTTTCCGGCGCCGCCATGCAGTCCATTTTGCGCAACCCGCTGGGGTCGCCCTTCACCCTGGGGATTTCCCACGCCGCGGCATTCGGGGCCGCGTTTTCTGTGATGCTTCTGAGCGGCGGCGTCATGAGCTCCACCACGGTGAATGCGGTGACGATCACCAGCCCGCTGGTCACCACGGCCGCCGCTTTCGCTTTCAGCCTGATCGCCGCCGGCGTGATCATCGCCGTCTCGCGCCTGCGCGGCGCCACGCCAGAAATCATGGTGCTCACCGGCGTGGCCCTGGGCGCGTTGTTCACGGCCGGCACTATGTTCCTGCAGTTCTTTGCGGACGACGTGCAGCTCGCCGCGATCGTGTTCTGGAGCTTCGGAGACACGGCGCGGGCTTCCTGGCAGGAGCTCGGTTTCATCACCACGGTCACGGTCTGCGCGTCCCTCTACTTCCTGGCGCACGGCTGGAGCTACAACGCCATAGACGCCGGCGACGAGACCGCCAAAGGTCTGGGTGTGCGAGTGGAACGCGTCCGGCTCGTGGGCATGCTCGTGGCCTCGGCGCTCACGGCGGTCATCATTTCGTTCCTCGGCATCATCGGCTTCGTGGGGCTCGTTGTGCCGCACATGGTGCGCCGCGTCATCGGCTCGGACCACCGCTTCCTGCTGCCGGCCACGATCATCGGCGGCGGGCTGCTGCTCCTGGTGTCGGATACGGCCGCGCGGCTCATCCTCGCCCCGCACGTGCTGCCGGTCTCCGTGCTCACGGCCTTCATGGGCGCGCCGCTGTTCATCTGGCTCATCATCCGAGGCCGCGGAGGCTGCCGATGA
- the mscL gene encoding large-conductance mechanosensitive channel protein MscL: protein MGFVSEFKQFAMRGNVVDLAVGIVIGAAFGKIVSSFVDQVLMPPLGLLLGGVDFSRFALVLKSGSEGVDPVVLGYGAFIQNVVDFLIIAFAVFLVVKAVNNLRRQEETPAEPPAPTTEEALLMEIRDLLKK, encoded by the coding sequence ATGGGGTTCGTCTCGGAATTCAAGCAGTTCGCCATGCGCGGCAACGTCGTGGACCTCGCCGTCGGCATCGTCATCGGCGCCGCATTCGGCAAGATCGTTTCGTCCTTTGTGGACCAGGTGCTCATGCCGCCCCTTGGCCTTCTTCTCGGCGGCGTGGATTTCTCCAGGTTCGCACTCGTGCTCAAGTCCGGTTCGGAAGGCGTGGACCCTGTGGTCCTCGGCTACGGGGCATTCATTCAGAATGTTGTGGATTTTCTGATCATCGCCTTCGCCGTGTTCCTGGTGGTCAAAGCCGTCAACAACCTCCGGCGCCAGGAAGAAACGCCTGCTGAGCCCCCAGCGCCAACGACCGAGGAAGCCCTGCTCATGGAAATCCGCGATCTCCTGAAAAAGTAG
- a CDS encoding flavodoxin, with the protein MSKALIVYGSTTGNTENVAETIEKVLKDGGVDVDLKNAADVTAAGLAEGYDAVLFGCSTWGDDEVELQEDFLPLYEDLDKAGLSGKKVAVFGCGDSSYTYFCGAVDAIEEKSTQLGAKIVGIPLKIDGDPDDSEIVDWTKQILSDIA; encoded by the coding sequence ATGAGTAAAGCGTTAATCGTTTACGGGTCAACCACCGGCAACACCGAAAACGTTGCCGAAACTATTGAGAAAGTTCTGAAGGACGGCGGCGTCGACGTGGATCTCAAGAACGCTGCCGACGTCACTGCAGCCGGCCTCGCCGAGGGCTATGACGCCGTCTTGTTCGGTTGCTCCACGTGGGGTGATGACGAGGTCGAACTGCAGGAGGACTTCCTCCCATTGTATGAAGACCTGGACAAGGCCGGTTTGAGCGGAAAGAAAGTCGCGGTCTTTGGCTGCGGGGATTCCTCCTACACCTACTTTTGCGGAGCAGTGGACGCTATCGAGGAAAAGTCCACCCAACTCGGCGCCAAGATCGTAGGCATTCCCCTGAAAATCGACGGCGATCCTGACGATAGTGAAATTGTCGATTGGACCAAGCAGATTCTGTCGGACATCGCCTAG